GGCTTTAGTGTTAGTTTTTATGATGATGCATTTCCTGATAAAAAAAACATAGAGCATTGGCCTGTTATAGGTACATTTTCAGACCTGCTTAATGTACCAAATAACCAGGTAAGCGTGGCTGTTGCTATAGGCCACAACATTACCCGAAAAGTAAAAATAGAAACGTTAGACCAAAAAGGCTACATGCTTCCTGTGCTCATTCATCCAACTGCAGTTATAAGTAAATATGCTCAAATAGACTCAGGTTCTGTTATAGCAGCTAATGCTGTTATTAACACTTTTGCAGAGGTAGGCCGTGGCTGTATAATTAATACTTCAGCTATAATTGAGCATGATTGCAGAATAGGCGACTTCACGCATATTTGCCCAGGCACATCCTTAGCCGGAGGAGTTAGCGTTGGTCGAGCTAGTTGGGTAGGTATTGGCAGTAAAGTAAAACAACTCATTCATATTGGTGATAATACATTAATTGGTGCAGGTAGTTTGGTCGTTAAGGATATATCATCTGATGTAACTGCTTATGGGTCCCCCTGCGTTAAAGTTTCAGAAAACAGTCAAGCCTTTTAAATTTTATAGGAATTCAATGTTAAATACCCCATTTTCTCCATGGCCAAGCTTTACACAAGAAGAGGCTGATGCAGTTAGCCGTGTTATTTTATCTAATAAAGTTAATTACTGGACGGGCACTGAAGGGCGTGAATTTGAAAAAGAATTTGCAACATGGGCTGATAGTGAATATGCCATAGCCTTGGGTAATGGCACACTAGCACTCGACATTGCTTTAAAAGCATTAAACATAGGAGTTGGTGATGAAGTAATAACTACGCCACGCACTTTTTTAGCATCTGCTTCTAGTATTGTTACATCAGGGGCTGCTCCTGTATTTGCTGATGTTGACTTAAATAGCCAGGCTATTACTGCCGAATCTATAAAAGCAGTATTAACGACAAAAACTAAGGCAGTTATTGTTGTTCATTTAGCGGGTATGCCAGCCGAAATGGACGAAATAATGGCGCTCAGTAAAGAATATGGTTTTTATGTAATTGAAGACTGTGCACAAGCGCACGGTGCTAAGTACAAAGGTCGCTCTGTTGGAAGTATAGGACACATAGGCGCATGGAGCTTTTGCCAAGATAAAATTATGACCACCGGCGGTGAGGGCGGCATGGTAACTACCAACTCTAAAGAGCTGTGGTCAACTATGTGGAGTTATAAAGACCACGGCAAAAGCTTTGATGCTATTTATAACAGAGAGCACCCCCCTGGTTTTAGGTGGCTACATGAGAGTTTTGGTACTAATTGGCGAATGACCGAAATGCAAGCTACTATCGGCCGTATACAATTAAAACGAATGGATGATTGGACTGCAAAACGCCAAGCACACGCTACACAGTTAGACAAAGCCGCAAGTAATTTTGATTGTGTAAGGTTGGTTAACATCCCAAAGTACATACAGCACGCTGAATATAAGCATTATATGTTTATAAAACCTGAGTATTTAGCTGATGGCTGGAATCGCGATCGTATAGTAAACGAAATTGTGAAATGTGGTGTACCCTGCTTTCAGGGGAGTTGTTCAGAGGTTTACCTTGAAAAAGCATTTGATGATACCCCATGGAGACCTAAAAAACGCTTACCTCATGCTGTAGAGTTAGGTGATACTTCAATAATGTTCTTGGTGCACCCTACATTAACCGAAAGTGATATGGAAAAAACAATAAAAGTAGTTAAAGAGGTATTTGCCTCTGCTTCCTTAAAGTAAAATACACAAAGCAATAACGTTTACTTACAAAAAATAACCAAATACATAAAGACTATATAAAATATTACATATAGTCTTTATTTATTAAGTGCAATAGTTGTTCATCTTGTAGTAAAATTGCAACCTACAGAATAGCAATATGATTGCTGACTTCAGGGAAATGTATTGTGTTTTTAAAGTTTTTAGTTAGTTTACCGCGCCCCCAAAAAAGAATTATTTCTCTCCTAATCGACAGCGTATTTATAATTATCGCTTTTTGGCTCTCTTTTTTGCTTAGGCTAGATAGTACCGCTGTTTTAAAAAATACACATACCTGGTTATTACTAGCCACATTACTGCCACTGAGTTTATTTAGTTTTGTAAAACTAGGATTATACCGAGCTGTTTTACGTTATTTGAATACACAAGCTATGTGGGCCATAGCAGCTGGTGTAGTGTTATCTACATTATATTTAACTGTTTTATCTTTCTTTTTAAGTGCCGCTGTTCCGCGTACTGTGCCGTTTATATATGCTAGTTTTTGTATTTTATTTGTAGGTGGATCAAGGTTAACGGTGCGCGCCATTGTCGGGCAAATCACTATGCGCCGCAAAGAAGGTGTAATTATATACGGAGCGGGCTCAGCAGGAAGGCAGTTAGCAACTGCACTGGCTAGCGGGCCTGAATATTCACCTGTTGCATTTATAGATGACGACGCTAAAAAACATTTATCTGTAATACAGGGGTTGTGTGTTTACTCGCCTTCACAAATAGCCGAAGTTGCACAGCAAAAATCAGCTAATAAAATTTTACTTGCGTTGCCAAGTACATCAAGAAGCCGCCGAAAAGAAGTACTAAACGCAATTGAAAAGTACAAACTTCAAGTAATGACCATACCAGGAATGGCCGATATTGTATCGGGCACTACAAGCGTTGATGCAATTAAGGATGTAGAAATTGATGACCTACTTGGCAGAGAGTCAGTTAAACCAAGACAAGATTTAATGTCATCAAACATTACCAATAAAGCCGTTATGGTTACTGGTGCAGGTGGTTCAATAGGGTCAGAGCTGTGTAGGCAAATAATAAAAAATAACCCAACAAAAATTGTGTTGTTTGAGCTTTCTGAGTTTGCTTTATACGCTATTGAAAAAGAGCTTTCAGAATATTGCTCTGCAAATAATCTAAATATTGAAGTGTTACCTATACTTGGCTCTATACAAAATAAAAAACTAGTTGAATCTACATTTTCAACTTTTAGTATTCAAACTGTTTACCATGCCGCGGCTTACAAGCATGTTCCACTGGTAGAACATAACGTAGTTGAAGGTGTTCGCAACAATGTTTACGGAACCTATAATGTAGCAACTGCAGCCATTTTTACCAATGTAGAAACATTTGTTTTAGTGTCTACCGATAAGGCTGTTCGCCCAACAAATATAATGGGAACAACTAAGCGTATGGCCGAACTTGTTTTGCAAGGCCTTTCAGAGGTGCAAAGCACTACGCGCTTTACCATGGTTAGATTTGGTAATGTTTTAGGATCATCGGGTTCGGTTGTGCCGCTTTTCAGAAAACAAATAAAAGCGGGTGGCCCAATAACATTAACCCATCAAGACATAACGCGATACTTTATGACCATACCAGAGGCCGCTCAGCTTGTTATCCAAGCCGGTGCAATGGGGGTCGGTGGCGATGTGTTTGTGCTTGATATGGGAGAGCCTGTAAAAATTAAAGACCTTGCAACAAAAATGGTGCACTTGTCAGGGCTTGAAGTTAAACATGAAAAACGACCTAATGGCGATATAGAAATTAAATGTACTGGCTTGCGCCCAGGTGAAAAGTTATACGAAGAGCTGTTGATTGGCGATAACGTTACTGGTACAGATCACCCAAGAATATTAAGTGCTCACGAAATAAAAATGCCATGGGCTGAATTAGATACCTTTTTAGCTAACCTAAAAATTGCATGTGACGAATCTGACCATCCTCAAATTCGTAAGCTACTTTTACAAGCACCCACAGCGTTTTCTCCTACAGATGGTATTTGCGATCTTAACTGGAAAGAAAAACAAACTAGCCAATCAAATGTAACCGTTTTACCTAATGTAAGCAGCTCTTAAGTCGTTTATTTATAATAAACGATTGTTGGTGTTTTAAATTTAACCTTTTGCGTGAGCAAGCTTCACGCCTATATAGGTATCTCAAACCACTAATACTAAGGTTTAACACCATGTAGGCGCCTTGCTTGCTGGCGCGTTAAAGCTAACTTCCTATTTCAATTTTAACCTCTCTTCCCAACACCTCTTTATACTTATTTGCCAATGCAGCTTTTGCATCTTCATCGCCATGCACAATTTTTATATGGCTTGGCTTTTTATGCATACCCGTTACAAACTTAATTAACCCGTTTTGATCGGCATGCGCACTGTAGCCGCTAATGGTGTGTACTTTGGCATTAATGGAAAGGCGTGTATTGTTTATAAATACATAACCATTAAGTGGGCCGTATTGTTGAATATCGCGGCCTAGCGTGCCTCTCCCTTGGTAGCCCACAAATAAAACATCGGTGGTTTCATCACTCAAAAATCGTTCTAGGTAATTAACTATTCGGCCTCCGGTACACATACCGCTGGCGGCTAAAATAATAGCAGGCGTTTGGCGCGTACTTAAGTAATTAATAATGGTCATATGCTCTTTGTGCGAATCAACAGTGGTTAGGTTTTTAAAATCAAGAGGGTGACGGCCTTTGGCTACTTTTTGTTTTGCTTCGTTATCCCACAAGTGTTTAAACTTTCTATATTGAGCAGTAAAGTTTGCTGCCATGGGGGAGTCGAGTATTACGTGAATATCTCGCCATTTAGAATGCTTACCAGAGCTATGTATAAGTTGTTCTAGTTCATAAAGGAGCTCTTGGGTTCGTCCAATACTAAATGCAGGCACTAGCACCACGCCATTATCTGCAACTGCGCGCTCTATTACTGTTTTAAGTGTTTGGGTACGCTGTTTACGCCCTTGATGGTTTTTATCACCATAGGTAGATTCAATCACTAAAGTGTCGGCTTTATAAGGTGCTTTGGGTGAGGGAAGTAAGGGCGTGTAGGGGGCACCTAAATCACCCGAAAACACAACGCGGTGGGTGCTATTTGGTTTAGTACTTTGCTTATGAGTTTTAACATCAATTTCAACATAGGCTGAACCTAAAATGTGCCCTGCTCGCTGAAATCGAGCTTTCGCTTTTTGTTGTCCATTGCATGGCAAGTCAAACCACGTTTTAAAATCTACAGGTACAATACGGCGCTTTAGTAAGTTTAAGCAGGCACTTATAATTTTGGGGTCGCGTGTAACGCCCACTTTTAATGCGTCTTCTATTACTAATGGCAATAAACTGGCTGAGGCTTGCGAGGTAAATATAGGCCCTTTAAAGCCCGCGGCAAATAAATAGGGAATTCGGCCCACATGATCTATATGGCAATGCGTAACAATGAGCGCGGTAACGTGGCTAATATCAAACTCTATTGATAAGTCTTCTTTTGAGTCCTCCCCTTGAAACAACCCGCAATCAATAAGCACACTTGTTTGCTCGTCAATTAAAAGCTCATGGCATGAGCCTGTAACACCGTTTACAGCCCCGTGGTGAAGTATATCCATATACATTTACTCGTAAAAACTTGTTAATTACCAAAGGTAGATAACATTTTTGTAATTTGCAAAATATAAAATCAATACATTGTTCGAATAAAAAGTGAGCGGTGACGATGTGAGAGTTATAAATTTCACTTTGGTTAAGTAATTGTTACGTAAACAATAACAATGAATGTGGGTTATGTAAGTAACCAATAACTTATCAGGCTTATTTACATAGGCATTATACGCTGGCTATAATGGCGCTCGATTTAGTTTAATCTTGTGTTTATTGCAATTTAGTAGGTAGTAAGGTTGCCATGGAAAGTTGGTATTTAGTAACGTGTAAGCCGCGCCAAGAAGAGCGGGCAAAAGCCAACTTGACTAATCAAGGAATTGAAGCTTTTTACCCTATATTAACCACTGAAAAGCTGGTTAAAGGTCGTCGTACCGTCAAACAAGTCGCCTTGTTTCCAAATTACTTATTTGTTTGCCTAAATCCAAAAAATGGGCCTTTTGCGGCTGTAAAAAATACTCGCGGTATAGGTGGCTTTGTAACATATGGCGCTAATTACCAGGTTGTACCACTAGCAATAATTGAGCATTTAAATAATCACAATTCGCATACTGTTGAATCGCAATTACCTAAACAGGGCGATGCAGTAAGTGTAAATAATAATTCGTTTAAAAATATAGACGCAATATACAAAGAGCCCGACGGTGACCTGCGCAGCATTTTGTTAATTAACTTGCTTAATAAGCAGGTAGAAATGAGCGTAGATAACACAGATATTGAATTTGGTTAAAGGTTTTAAGGCACTTAACCCACTGGCTCGGTAATTATTAAAAAATAGTTAAATCATCAGTAAGTAGGAACTGCAACCTAGGGGCGGAAGCGTGCCCGAAGGGCTAGACAAGCAAATAGTTTTGCTTTCAAGCTGGAGCGAGAGGAGCTCTGCGACGAACTGGAACGTGAAGCGTGCCCGAAGGGCTAGACAAGCAAAAAGTTTTGCTTTCAAGTTGTAGCGAGAGGAGCTCAGCGACGAACTGGAACGTGAAGCGTGCCAGAAGGGCTATTCGTAGACGCGCAGCTTGCTGGCGTTTAAAAGCAACGCTTTTACATTGTTAATTGCTTTATAAAATCATAAGAAGCTGTACTCCTAATTGAGTAAGTTTTGTAACGAACTGGAACGTGAAGCGTGCCCGAAGGGCTAAACAGGAAAATCGTTCTGCTTTCAAACTGGAGCTAGAGGACGTAGCGTCTTAGAGTTCTCCAAAATAACGATTTAATTACTTGGCAGTTACTCATGCAGTTCTCATTTACTCCACTATGTGCATTTATTAGTGAGTTATTCACAAAGAGGTTAAGAGAGCGCTGCGCTTTAGAGTCCTCCATAGTAACGATTTAATTTAATAAAAATTGTATTCACCTTATTTAATCGCTTTGCAGTTACTCATTTAGTTCTCATTTGCTCCTCTTTGTGCAATTTACAGGTAAGTTATTTTTTCAAATAACCATGCAGTTGCTAATCAGGTATTACTTAGCTTTTTGCTATTAAATTTTTGGTGTGATTGTTCATATTGGTTAATAAATCGAAAAATATAGTCAGCCCTGTTTGCTACCTTTATTTTATAAAACATTGAGTAAGCTTAAATACTTATTTAAAAGAAAGCAGTAATTCAAAAGCGCGTTTCGGCTTGCGCGAAAAGCCCTCTCATGCTTTAATTACCGCACAAAAATACAAGTACTCACCAAGGTCGGTGAGGAACAAAATATTTAAAATAATTTTGGGATTCTACAATGGCGTTAAGCTGTAAATCACTCATCACCTCACTCGCATTACTATCAGTTACCGGTTGTACCATAATACCAGGCAGCCATTTTGAAGGCATAGAAACTGGCGAGCAAACACAAAACCTTGAGCAAGATCTCGAAAAAGTAAATATTCAAATTATCGACTCGTCGCTAATTAAGCAACAAAAACAAGCACGTGCATCTGCCAAGCCAATATCGAACACCGCGGGCGTAAACGTAAGTAATTACGAATACAAACTAGGTGTAGGTGACGTACTAACCATAGGCGTATGGGATCATCCCGAGCTAACAATACCCGCAGCAGTGCAACGTACCGCAGAATTTGACGGCTTTCGCGTACAAAAAGACGGCACCATTACCTATGCTTACGCTCCAGATATTCCTGCCGCAGGGCGTACCATTAGTGAAGTACGCGAAGACCTAGTTAAACGCCTAAGCCGCGTAATAGAAGACCCACAAGTAGATATAAAAGTCGTGGGTTTTAGAAGCCAAAAAGCCTACGTAACCGGTGAGGTAAACAAACCAGGCGTATACCCAGTTACCGAAATACCACTCACCCTAATTGACGCGTTAAACCAAGCGGGTGGATTAACAGAAGCCGCCGATTGGCGCACAGTAACATTTACCCGTGGTAACAAAACAGAAACCATACAACTCGACAGTTTTTATTCACATGGTGACATTTCGCAAAACCGTTTACTGCAACACGGCGACATAATTCATGTAACGCGTAACGACGCACAAAAAGTATTTGTACTGGGTGACGTAAAGCGTGCAGGGTCTATTGTATTAAACCGATACGGCTTAAACCTAGCCGAAGCACTTAGCGACACCGGCGGCCTAAACGAAACCACAGCCGACGCCAACGGCGTGTTTGTACTGCGTAAAAGCAACGTAGAACAAACAGGTGTTATTGCAAACGTATACCAGCTGCACGCTAAAAATATTACAGCAATGGTATTAGCCGAGCAGTTTGAACTGCAACCGCACGACATTGTATACGTAACATCTGCACCATTGGCCCGTTGGAACCGCGTAATAAGCTTATTACTACCGTCGGTATCAACTGTTGATAACCTAAACGACATAAATAACTAAGGCGCATAACAATGTTCGATTCTGTATTAGTTGTATGTGCCGGTAATATTTGCCGCAGCCCTACTGGTGAATATGTATTAAAGCAAAAGCTTAAAGGTAAAAATATTAAAGTGTCATCGGCAGGGCTAACAGCGCTTGAAGGTAAACCGGCCGATGCAAAAGCAAAACAAATTGCCCAAGCACATGGTGTAAATATGGATGAGCACCAAGGCCGGCAGTTGTCGTCTGCGCTAGTTGCGCAAAATAGCGTAATACTGGTTATGGAAGAGCGCCATTTAAACGATGTACACGCACGCTACCCAGAGGCACGCGGTAAAACCTTTTTGCTAGGTAAATGGATTAACAACGCCGAAATACCCGACCCCTACCGCCAAAGCACCGAAGCATTTGAGCACGTTTACACATTAATCGATAGCGCATGCAGCGCTTGGCAAAAGTATTTATAAGGAATGGCTAATTTAATGAATACCCAGCCTGAAAGTAAAAATAAAAACACCGCACAACCCACGCAAGAAATCGATTTAATGGCACTACTAGGTGCATTACTCGACCGCAAATACTTTATAGCAGGCATAACAGCACTATTTATGTTTATAGGTGTGATTTATGCAGTATTAAGTACGCCAGTTTACCAAGCTACCGCCATGATACAAGTTGAAGACGGCAGTGCATCGGTCCCCGGGTTTGACGACATGGCAGGCATGTTCGAAAGTACATCTGCCGCCGTAACCGAAATAGAATTACTTAAATCACGCAGTGTCATTGGCGAAGCGGTAGATTCACTTAAACTAGACATTGTGGCCGAGCCTAAGCTCTTCCCATTTATTGGTAACCGTGCCTACCGTAAATTTACCCCAATGGAAGAGGGCGACCTAGCCGAACCAAGTTTTGGTGCAAGCAGCTATGCATGGGGCGGCGAAAGTATAAATATATTTAGGTTTGACGTACCACGCACAGCTATTAATAGAGGTTTCACACTTTTGGCGCTGGCTGATAAAAGAGTTGCTTTACTCAATGGTGATGGGGAGCAAATACTGGCGGGTAAAGTAGGCGAGGAGCTTACTAATGGTAAATTTAACCTAACAGTTCGCGGGCTTAATGCGCGCCCAGGTACCGAGTTTATAATTACCCGTAAAGACCGCCTTAATACAATACTTGATTTACAAGCAGCCATTGGCGCAAGCGAAAAAGGTAAAGACTCTGGCATAATTAATTTAAGCCTACAAAGTACCAAACCAAGTTATGCCGAAAAAGTACTTGATAAAGTAGCCGCTATTTATGTACGCCGTAATGTAGAACGCAATAGCGCTGAGGCACAAAAGTCACTTGAATTTTTAGAAGTACAATTACCTGAAATTAAAAAACAGCTTGAATATGCCGAGCAG
This DNA window, taken from Pseudoalteromonas marina, encodes the following:
- a CDS encoding DegT/DnrJ/EryC1/StrS family aminotransferase; its protein translation is MLNTPFSPWPSFTQEEADAVSRVILSNKVNYWTGTEGREFEKEFATWADSEYAIALGNGTLALDIALKALNIGVGDEVITTPRTFLASASSIVTSGAAPVFADVDLNSQAITAESIKAVLTTKTKAVIVVHLAGMPAEMDEIMALSKEYGFYVIEDCAQAHGAKYKGRSVGSIGHIGAWSFCQDKIMTTGGEGGMVTTNSKELWSTMWSYKDHGKSFDAIYNREHPPGFRWLHESFGTNWRMTEMQATIGRIQLKRMDDWTAKRQAHATQLDKAASNFDCVRLVNIPKYIQHAEYKHYMFIKPEYLADGWNRDRIVNEIVKCGVPCFQGSCSEVYLEKAFDDTPWRPKKRLPHAVELGDTSIMFLVHPTLTESDMEKTIKVVKEVFASASLK
- a CDS encoding MBL fold metallo-hydrolase RNA specificity domain-containing protein, producing MDILHHGAVNGVTGSCHELLIDEQTSVLIDCGLFQGEDSKEDLSIEFDISHVTALIVTHCHIDHVGRIPYLFAAGFKGPIFTSQASASLLPLVIEDALKVGVTRDPKIISACLNLLKRRIVPVDFKTWFDLPCNGQQKAKARFQRAGHILGSAYVEIDVKTHKQSTKPNSTHRVVFSGDLGAPYTPLLPSPKAPYKADTLVIESTYGDKNHQGRKQRTQTLKTVIERAVADNGVVLVPAFSIGRTQELLYELEQLIHSSGKHSKWRDIHVILDSPMAANFTAQYRKFKHLWDNEAKQKVAKGRHPLDFKNLTTVDSHKEHMTIINYLSTRQTPAIILAASGMCTGGRIVNYLERFLSDETTDVLFVGYQGRGTLGRDIQQYGPLNGYVFINNTRLSINAKVHTISGYSAHADQNGLIKFVTGMHKKPSHIKIVHGDEDAKAALANKYKEVLGREVKIEIGS
- a CDS encoding polysaccharide export protein translates to MALSCKSLITSLALLSVTGCTIIPGSHFEGIETGEQTQNLEQDLEKVNIQIIDSSLIKQQKQARASAKPISNTAGVNVSNYEYKLGVGDVLTIGVWDHPELTIPAAVQRTAEFDGFRVQKDGTITYAYAPDIPAAGRTISEVREDLVKRLSRVIEDPQVDIKVVGFRSQKAYVTGEVNKPGVYPVTEIPLTLIDALNQAGGLTEAADWRTVTFTRGNKTETIQLDSFYSHGDISQNRLLQHGDIIHVTRNDAQKVFVLGDVKRAGSIVLNRYGLNLAEALSDTGGLNETTADANGVFVLRKSNVEQTGVIANVYQLHAKNITAMVLAEQFELQPHDIVYVTSAPLARWNRVISLLLPSVSTVDNLNDINN
- a CDS encoding acetyltransferase, whose product is MTKATVKTLAILGASGHGKVIADIAEQLGFSVSFYDDAFPDKKNIEHWPVIGTFSDLLNVPNNQVSVAVAIGHNITRKVKIETLDQKGYMLPVLIHPTAVISKYAQIDSGSVIAANAVINTFAEVGRGCIINTSAIIEHDCRIGDFTHICPGTSLAGGVSVGRASWVGIGSKVKQLIHIGDNTLIGAGSLVVKDISSDVTAYGSPCVKVSENSQAF
- a CDS encoding polysaccharide biosynthesis protein, whose amino-acid sequence is MFLKFLVSLPRPQKRIISLLIDSVFIIIAFWLSFLLRLDSTAVLKNTHTWLLLATLLPLSLFSFVKLGLYRAVLRYLNTQAMWAIAAGVVLSTLYLTVLSFFLSAAVPRTVPFIYASFCILFVGGSRLTVRAIVGQITMRRKEGVIIYGAGSAGRQLATALASGPEYSPVAFIDDDAKKHLSVIQGLCVYSPSQIAEVAQQKSANKILLALPSTSRSRRKEVLNAIEKYKLQVMTIPGMADIVSGTTSVDAIKDVEIDDLLGRESVKPRQDLMSSNITNKAVMVTGAGGSIGSELCRQIIKNNPTKIVLFELSEFALYAIEKELSEYCSANNLNIEVLPILGSIQNKKLVESTFSTFSIQTVYHAAAYKHVPLVEHNVVEGVRNNVYGTYNVATAAIFTNVETFVLVSTDKAVRPTNIMGTTKRMAELVLQGLSEVQSTTRFTMVRFGNVLGSSGSVVPLFRKQIKAGGPITLTHQDITRYFMTIPEAAQLVIQAGAMGVGGDVFVLDMGEPVKIKDLATKMVHLSGLEVKHEKRPNGDIEIKCTGLRPGEKLYEELLIGDNVTGTDHPRILSAHEIKMPWAELDTFLANLKIACDESDHPQIRKLLLQAPTAFSPTDGICDLNWKEKQTSQSNVTVLPNVSSS
- the rfaH gene encoding transcription/translation regulatory transformer protein RfaH, which produces MESWYLVTCKPRQEERAKANLTNQGIEAFYPILTTEKLVKGRRTVKQVALFPNYLFVCLNPKNGPFAAVKNTRGIGGFVTYGANYQVVPLAIIEHLNNHNSHTVESQLPKQGDAVSVNNNSFKNIDAIYKEPDGDLRSILLINLLNKQVEMSVDNTDIEFG
- a CDS encoding low molecular weight protein-tyrosine-phosphatase; amino-acid sequence: MFDSVLVVCAGNICRSPTGEYVLKQKLKGKNIKVSSAGLTALEGKPADAKAKQIAQAHGVNMDEHQGRQLSSALVAQNSVILVMEERHLNDVHARYPEARGKTFLLGKWINNAEIPDPYRQSTEAFEHVYTLIDSACSAWQKYL